The following proteins are encoded in a genomic region of Hoeflea sp. IMCC20628:
- a CDS encoding IS3 family transposase (programmed frameshift): MRQKPETSKNAADKLVKNIRRKTRQTYSAEEKIRIVLAGLRGEESISVLCRREGIAESLYYSWSKEFLEAGKRRLSGDTARQATSPEVKDLRSEALALKECVADLTLENRLLKKKHDRCWGGRGMRYPATEKLEIIRTVEGSHLPTKQTLDMLGIPRTTFYRWYDLYLDGGVVALDDRSPRPKSVWNRIPQDRRDDLIEFALEHEALTTRELAVKYTDEKRYFVSESSAYRILKEADLITAPAYVVIKAANEFKDKTIAINEMWQTDFTYFKIIGWGWYYLSTILDDYSRYIIAWKLCTNMRAEDVTDTIELALQASGCDQAVVRHKPRLLSDNGSCYISGDLAEWLEDKKMDHVRGAPFHPQTQGKIERWHQTMKNRVLLENYYLPGDLERQIEAFVDYYNNRRYHESLKNVTPADVYFGRDKAILRERKEIKKLTIRQRRLHHQKQAA, from the exons ATGAGACAGAAGCCTGAAACATCGAAGAACGCAGCTGACAAGCTGGTCAAGAACATCCGCCGCAAGACCCGCCAGACCTATTCAGCGGAGGAAAAAATCCGTATCGTTTTGGCGGGTTTGCGTGGAGAGGAAAGCATCTCGGTGCTGTGCCGCCGCGAAGGTATCGCCGAAAGCCTGTATTACAGCTGGTCGAAGGAGTTCCTGGAAGCAGGCAAGCGCCGGCTCTCGGGTGACACAGCACGGCAAGCGACGTCGCCGGAAGTAAAGGACCTTCGCTCTGAAGCCTTGGCGTTGAAGGAATGCGTCGCCGATCTGACCCTGGAGAACCGCCTGCTCA AAAAAAAGCATGACAGGTGCTGGGGAGGACGAGGCATGAGATACCCTGCGACCGAGAAGCTTGAGATCATTCGCACGGTCGAAGGATCGCACCTGCCAACCAAGCAGACCCTCGATATGCTGGGCATACCGCGCACCACTTTTTACAGATGGTATGATCTTTACCTCGACGGTGGGGTTGTTGCCTTGGATGATCGGTCTCCACGGCCGAAGTCGGTCTGGAACCGTATCCCCCAAGACCGGCGTGATGACCTGATTGAGTTCGCGCTGGAACACGAGGCGCTGACGACCCGGGAGCTGGCAGTCAAATACACTGATGAGAAGCGGTATTTTGTCTCTGAATCATCGGCTTATCGTATCCTGAAGGAAGCCGATTTAATCACCGCACCGGCCTATGTGGTGATCAAGGCAGCCAATGAGTTCAAAGACAAAACTATCGCCATCAATGAGATGTGGCAGACCGACTTCACCTACTTCAAGATCATCGGGTGGGGCTGGTATTACCTCAGCACGATCCTGGACGATTACAGCCGCTACATCATCGCCTGGAAGCTTTGCACAAACATGCGGGCCGAGGACGTGACAGACACCATTGAACTGGCGCTTCAGGCATCGGGCTGCGACCAGGCCGTCGTGCGCCACAAACCGCGCCTGCTCAGCGATAACGGGTCATGTTACATCTCTGGCGATTTGGCTGAATGGCTGGAGGACAAGAAGATGGATCACGTTCGTGGAGCCCCGTTCCACCCGCAAACCCAGGGAAAGATCGAGCGATGGCATCAGACGATGAAGAACCGGGTCCTGCTGGAAAATTACTATCTGCCAGGCGATCTTGAACGCCAGATCGAGGCCTTCGTCGACTACTATAACAACAGGCGCTACCACGAGAGCTTGAAGAACGTCACACCCGCCGACGTCTACTTTGGGCGCGACAAAGCCATCTTGAGAGAAAGGAAAGAGATCAAGAAGCTGACAATCCGCCAACGTCGCTTGCACCATCAAAAACAAGCGGCATAA
- a CDS encoding heavy metal translocating P-type ATPase, translated as MIKVDDMLSVWSLDEVESRIGEVPGVESVTVNFAAKNATVRYDETRVAVSDIKSTVHELGLQSNRPAEDAPPEVAATKDHEDHLDDSKPAAALLSATQKSGAETPAATHDAHAGHEQHDGTVTDASKSSSGSQTDTPEPSSDHAGHDSHDKHQGHSPEKFRDRFWLSLAVTVPVVIWSAPIQELLGYQAPAFPGSDWMAPVLSTVVFLYGGLVFLQGAWRELRDRLPGMMTLISLAITVAFVFSWVVQLGLIDSMPLWWELATLVAIMLLGHWIEMRSINQAQGALKELAKLLPDTATRITDTGEETVDISALRNGDLLLVRPGESVPADGVVRKGASDIDEAMITGESRPVKKGEGDEVIAATINGEGSLRIEVTGTGDKTKLSGIMRLVADAQTSKSRSQHLADRAARLLTVVAIGAAVVTFAAWLLLGAELDFAVVRMVTVLVIACPHALGLAVPLVVAISTTLGARNGLLVRDRRGLEEARNLDTVIFDKTGTLTLGEFRIVASSVAEGLKEDEALRIASGIEAESQHPIARGIVKTAEDKGIAVPSADGFRAITGKGVAATIDGVEYHMGGPALLKAENVDVPPALQAASEAAASNGQAAIYLVQAGKALAVYAVADAIREESREAIAALHERGIEVAMLTGDAQAVADAVAKELGIDTVFAEVLPDDKASKVRELQAQGKKVAMIGDGVNDAPALATADIGIAIGAGADVAVEAGHIVLVRSDPRDIPRIITLSRVTYRKMKQNLWLAAGYNIFAIPLAAGVLAPWGILLTPAVGAILMSASTVVVAINAQLLKRVKL; from the coding sequence GTGATCAAAGTTGATGACATGTTGTCGGTATGGAGCCTCGACGAAGTGGAGAGTCGGATCGGCGAGGTACCCGGCGTTGAAAGCGTTACGGTGAATTTCGCCGCGAAGAACGCCACCGTCCGCTATGACGAAACCCGGGTTGCGGTTTCCGATATCAAATCAACAGTGCACGAGCTTGGATTGCAATCCAACAGACCTGCTGAGGATGCACCTCCTGAGGTAGCAGCCACCAAGGATCATGAAGACCACCTAGACGACAGCAAACCGGCAGCCGCCCTCTTATCTGCCACACAGAAATCAGGGGCGGAAACTCCTGCCGCTACGCATGACGCGCATGCAGGACATGAGCAACACGACGGCACGGTGACGGATGCGTCGAAGTCCTCATCTGGCAGTCAGACCGACACGCCGGAACCCTCATCCGACCATGCGGGCCACGATAGCCATGACAAACATCAGGGCCATTCTCCCGAGAAGTTTCGGGATCGGTTCTGGCTGTCGCTCGCTGTCACCGTTCCGGTTGTCATCTGGTCGGCCCCCATCCAGGAATTGCTTGGCTACCAGGCTCCGGCGTTCCCCGGATCGGATTGGATGGCGCCTGTGCTCTCTACTGTCGTCTTCCTCTACGGCGGTCTCGTTTTCCTTCAAGGTGCGTGGCGCGAGCTGAGAGATCGACTACCGGGGATGATGACCCTCATCTCGCTCGCTATCACGGTCGCATTCGTATTTTCCTGGGTAGTTCAGCTTGGGCTGATTGACTCGATGCCACTGTGGTGGGAGCTGGCAACGCTGGTCGCGATCATGCTGCTGGGCCACTGGATCGAGATGCGATCCATCAATCAGGCTCAGGGTGCTTTGAAGGAACTGGCAAAGCTTTTGCCAGACACGGCAACGCGGATAACCGATACGGGCGAGGAAACGGTCGATATCAGTGCCTTGCGCAATGGCGACCTGCTACTGGTGCGCCCGGGTGAAAGCGTTCCCGCGGATGGTGTGGTGCGCAAGGGTGCCAGCGACATTGACGAGGCGATGATCACCGGTGAATCGCGACCCGTGAAAAAAGGCGAAGGGGACGAAGTGATCGCCGCCACGATCAACGGAGAAGGGTCTCTGCGCATTGAGGTCACCGGAACGGGCGACAAGACCAAGCTGTCGGGCATCATGCGGCTGGTAGCCGATGCGCAGACCTCCAAATCCAGATCTCAACACCTGGCAGACCGCGCAGCCCGGCTTCTTACCGTTGTCGCGATTGGTGCGGCGGTGGTAACTTTTGCGGCATGGCTACTGCTAGGGGCCGAGCTGGATTTTGCGGTGGTGCGGATGGTGACGGTTCTGGTGATCGCTTGCCCACATGCCCTCGGGCTGGCGGTGCCGCTGGTGGTGGCCATCTCCACGACTCTAGGCGCCCGTAACGGCCTTCTGGTCCGGGACCGCCGTGGGCTTGAGGAGGCCCGCAATCTTGACACCGTAATTTTCGACAAGACCGGAACATTGACGCTGGGCGAGTTCCGGATCGTCGCCAGTTCCGTTGCTGAAGGCCTGAAGGAGGACGAGGCCCTTCGCATCGCGTCTGGTATTGAAGCTGAATCCCAGCATCCGATAGCCCGGGGGATCGTCAAAACTGCGGAAGACAAAGGCATCGCGGTCCCATCAGCCGACGGATTCCGCGCGATCACCGGCAAGGGCGTTGCAGCCACAATCGACGGGGTCGAGTATCATATGGGAGGGCCGGCGCTGCTCAAGGCGGAAAACGTCGATGTTCCACCAGCACTTCAGGCTGCCTCCGAGGCCGCAGCCAGCAATGGTCAGGCAGCGATCTATCTCGTCCAGGCGGGCAAGGCGCTGGCTGTCTATGCGGTGGCGGATGCGATCCGCGAGGAAAGCCGTGAAGCCATCGCGGCGCTGCATGAACGGGGCATTGAGGTCGCCATGCTGACGGGCGACGCACAGGCGGTGGCCGATGCGGTCGCAAAAGAACTTGGCATCGATACAGTTTTCGCGGAGGTGCTGCCCGACGACAAGGCGTCGAAGGTCCGAGAGTTGCAGGCCCAAGGCAAGAAGGTGGCTATGATCGGGGACGGGGTGAATGACGCGCCCGCCCTTGCCACCGCGGATATCGGGATTGCGATCGGCGCCGGAGCAGACGTGGCCGTCGAGGCTGGGCATATCGTGCTGGTGCGATCGGACCCTCGTGACATCCCCCGTATCATCACACTGAGCCGGGTCACATATCGCAAGATGAAACAGAACCTCTGGCTGGCAGCGGGCTACAACATCTTTGCCATCCCGCTTGCCGCGGGAGTGCTTGCGCCATGGGGTATTCTGCTCACGCCCGCTGTGGGCGCGATACTGATGTCGGCAAGCACGGTCGTGGTCGCAATCAACGCGCAACTCTTGAAGCGGGTCAAGCTATGA